Within Triticum dicoccoides isolate Atlit2015 ecotype Zavitan chromosome 1B, WEW_v2.0, whole genome shotgun sequence, the genomic segment TTCGATGAGCTTGCTTGCGCcttttgtttgaggcgaaagtctcgaagactgtcagtaccgcatTGTTGTCTTTGGCGGGATGTTTCTCTGCTTTATAGTTTacaaggagatcctcgccactttttgctacctgccggagtatccaacatgctctaaggctatgcgttggcgtgGTATCCGGCGTGCTATGaaatttgcatggcccattgagccattcttccagtacggttccacacCCTGGAgcgggctttggttttttgggaattggatcaggtaacttacgagagtttacccttttagttcggacaaagggtttagtgagagtcggattatcccagaagtctgtttgggttttccaggcgctttccatcgcacattacttctgtactatggctgttaagtcggcaaagtgtactatgtcacgacgacttacggcgttgaggatccctttgttcgtgcaatttttgcagaaaagtgagattgcgtcttcctcgcgacagtccttgagctcgtttatcacaaggaggaatctggcccaatagcgaTGTaccgtctcttggggctcttgtttgATATGGGATAGATGGCATAAGTCTGGGTGGGAAGGCGTTTTTAAATCCGAATTTTGACCCGATTTgacacccaggggcagaggagcttccgggcttgacagctcggactcctagaagctagcctatggtatgacagcTCGGgcagatggaggtaataccctacttcctgcttgattgatcttgatgatatgagtattacaagagttgatctaccacgagatcgtacaggctaaatcctagaagctagcctatggtatgattgttgttgtcctacgaactaaaccctccggtttatatagacaccggaggaggctagggttacacagagtcggttacaaataaggagatctatcatccgaatcgtcaagcttgacttccgcgcaaaggagagtcccatccgaacacgggacgaagtcttaagtcttgtatcttcatagtccaatagtccggccaaagcatatagtccggctgtccggataccccctaatctaggactccctcaccgggcgccccatatccgccccatagttGGGctgggatatgaggggtgccggtcagcccggtgcccccatatccgccccatattttgtCTGGGATATGAGGGATGCCGGTCAGGCCGGGCGCCCCATATCCGCCCCACATTTGGTCTGGGATATGAGGGTTGCCGGTCACCCCGGGCGCTTGAGACCTGTTTGAGGTGCCCGGCTGGGTCGAAATTTCGTGACCGGGTGGCCCGCCCGGGAGTTTGATGAGGGTTTGAGATGCCCGTTGTAGATGCTGTTAGTAGATGGAAGTGTAAAGATTTGACACATTGTGTATGTTTCTTAATTAGCACATGTGTGTTTCTGGAGTTTTGTTAAACAGTGCCATGATAGTTAAATATAATAAAGAAGTGGTGAAGGAGAAGTGATGCTAAACCAGAAGTTTTAGAGGGACAAATCCACATGCCTATCCTCCTCATTTTTGTTGTTTTGCGAGGAAATTTAGACGCTCATTCGAACGAACACTCCACATTTGTGATATACTAAAAAATAGGGCCAGGaacgtgcgtgcatgcatgcatattgCGAATACACAGCTTGTGATAGTAAAACACAAAACCGTTCGAAACTCTCATGCATGATTGCGCACGTTGTGTGCTTCATCAGGCTCTGCActgcatgcagtacaatgcgtcgaCGTCGGATCTTTCACACCCCGTACCAATACCATCAAGCCTTCACACGAGGCAGGTCGCACGGCGGCCGATAGGCACAGCCGAAGGGAAGAAAATTTACCGGGCGGTTGCGAGGTTAGTTATGGAGGCGAGTGCGAGAGGCTAACACGGAGGGACTAATACTAGCCGGAAGGTTGGCGTGGCAAGCAACCCGCCCCACGCTCTCCGCGCGCAGCCGCAGCTCCGCCTCAACCACGGCAGGCACAAAAACCTACTCTGATCGGGACTCGGACCGCTTCCCTCCCCCCGACTCGGAaaccagctcctcctcctccggcctatATAACCACCGTGGGACGCACTCCAAGCCAGGCACGACACACACACCCGCGGGTTTTGCTCGCGAAACACATCACAAACCCCTCNNNNNNNNNNNNNNNNNNNNNNNNNNNNNNNNNNNNNNNNNNNNNNNNNNNNNNNNNNNNNNNNNNNNNNNNNNNNNNNNNNNNNNNNNNNNNNNNNNNNNNNNNNNNNNNNNNNNNNNNNNNNNNNNNNNNNNNNNNNNNNNNNNNNNNNNNNNNNNNNNNNNNNNNNNNNNNNNNNNNNNNNNNNNNNNNNNNNNNNNNNNNNNNNNNNNNNNNNNNNNNNNNNNNNNNNNNNNNNNNNNNNNNNNNNNNNNNNNNNNNNNNNNNNNNNNNNNNNNNNNNNNNNNNNNNNNNNNNNNNNNNNNNNNNNNNNNNNNNNNNNNNNNNNNNNNNNNNNNNNNNNNNNNNNNNNNNNNNNNNNNNNNNNNNNNNNNNNNNNNNNNNNNNNNNNNCGATCCATCGACTTCTCGCCCTGACCGCAACACCATGTCCAACTCCGGCCACATCGCCGTCGAAGTCGACGATGCGGAGCGGGAGCTGCAGCTGCTCGTCTCCGCGGGGCCGCCGGTGCCCTACACGCTCTCCTTCACCGACCTCTCGTACCGCGTCCGGCAGGGCCGCGGCGGCCTCatgggctgcctcccctcgcgcGCCAGCAACCGCCTGGCCTCCACGGACGCGCCGCCCgccaacaccaaggcgctgctggacggagtctcggGGGAGGCGCGGGAGGGCGAGCTGTTCGCCGTCATGGGCGCCAGCGGCTCCGGCAAGTCCACGCTCGTCGACGCGCTGGCGGGCCGGATCGCGCGCGACAGCCTCCGCGGTCACGTCACGCTCAACGGGGAGCCGCTCCACGGCAGCCGCCTCCGCGCCATCTCCGCCTACGTCATGCAGGACGACCTGCTCTACCCCATGCTCACCGTGCGCGAGACGCTGCTCTTCGCCGCCGAGCTGCGGCTCTCGCGCGCGCTCTCCCCGGCCGCCAAGCGCGAGCGGGTGGACCGGCTCATCGACCAGCTCGGGCTCTCGCGCGCCGCCGACACCATCATCGGCGACGAGGGCCACCGCGGGGTGTCCGGAGGGGAGCGCCGCAGGGTGTCCATCGGCACCGACATCATCCACGACCCCATCCTGCTCTTCCTCGACGAGCCCACCTCGGGTCTCGACTCGGCCAGCGCCTTCATGGTGGTGCAGGTGCTCCGCACCATCGCGCGCAGCGGCAGCGTCGTCGTCATGACCATCCACCAGCCTAGCGCGCGCATCCTCGGCATCCTCGGCCGCCTCCTGCTGCTCTCGCGCGGCCGCACCGTGTACGCCGGCACGCCCGCCGGCCTCAAGCCCTTCTTCGCGGAGTTCGGCGCGCCCATCCCGGACAACGAGAACCCGGCCGAGTTCGCGCTGGACACGATCCGCGAGCGCGAGGCCCAGCAGCCCGACGGGACCGGGCCGCTCGCCGAGTTCAACGCGAGGTGGCAGGCGACGCGCAAGCTGATGATGGACGGCGACAGCGCTGCAAAGAGGGTGAGCCCGATGACGCTGGACTACGCGATCGCGGAGAGCGTGGCCCGGGGGAAGCTGGTGGCCGGGAGCGGGACGGGGACGGTGTCGCTGCAGATGCCGACGTACGCGAACCCGATGCCGGTGGAGGTGTGGGTGCTGATCAAGCGCGCCTTCACCAACACGCGGCGCATGCCGGAGCTGTTCGGGATGCGGCTCGGCACCATCATGGTGACGGGCCTCATCCTGGCGACTATCTTTCTGCGGCTTGACGACACGCCCAAGGGCGTGCAGGAGCGGCTGGGGTTCTTCGCGATGGGCATGTCGACCATGTTCTACGTGTGCGCGGACGCGCTGCCGGTGTTTGTGCAGGAGCGGCACATCTACCTGCGGGAGACGGCGCACAACGCGTACCGGCGCGCCTCCTACGTGCTGGCCAACGCGGTGGTCTCCTTCCCGCCGCTGGTGGCGCTGTCGCTGGCGTTCGCGGTGACCACGTTCTTTGCGGTGGGGCTCGCCGGCGGCGCCTCATCGTTCCTCTACTTCTCGCTCATCATCCTCGCCTCTCTCTGGGCCGGCAGCGGGTTTGTGACGTTCCTGTCGGCGGTGGTGCCGCACGTGATGCTGGGGTACACGGTGGTGGTGGCCATCCTGGCCTACTTCCTGCTCTTCTCGGGCTTCTTCATCAACCGCGACAGGATCCCCGACTACTGGATCTGGTTCCACTACATCTCGCTCGTCAAGTACCCGTACCAGGCGGTGCTGCAGAACGAGTTCGGCGACGCCACGCGGTGCTTCGCGCGCGGGACGCAGATGTTCGACGGCACGCCCATCGGCGGCATGCCGGAGGCCATCAAGATGAAGGTGCTGGGCGCCATCGGCAACGCGCTGGGCACGCGCATGACCTCCCACACCTGCGTCCTCACGGGCGCCGACGTGCTCGCGCAGCAGGCCGTCACCGACCTCGGCAAGTGGATGTGCCTCCTGGTCACCGCCGGCTTCGGCTTCTTCTTCCGCGCGCTCTTCTACGTCGTGCTGCTCGTGGGCAGCAAGAACAAGAGGAAGTGAGAGCTCGATCAGTCGATCGGCATACATTACGTTCTTGTATcttatttcattttattttttttcagtaGTCTAAAAGACGGCCGATGAATCAATGTATTTGTAAAATGTTCAGTACTACTGGCTTGTTTATGATCATAAATCCAGTATTGTTCAGTCCTTCGAGTATTGTTCTTTTGCTTACTGCATCTGGATGGTCAGAGTAAAGCTGAGACCTATGTCCCAAGACTTGCATGCTTTGTGATTATAAAATTGCATGCCTGCAAATCAAAGACACTTGACCTCAACTCTTTCTAAATCATAATCTATTGAGCAGCACCTAATTTTGTACGTACCCAGCTGTTACATTGTCGAGACAACCCCCTCTGCTCTGTTCTGAATGAGGCAAGAACCTTGGAAGCATCTGACGAAATTAGGCAACCGAACTTCCTGAATCGTACTGCCACAGATCATAAACAAGTCTTCCTGTACCCTCTAGATTCGCAAGCCTCAGCAAATCCAAAAATTTACTGCACTTTTATTTTTGACAGTGAAAGAGTTTTCCGTCAGACAACGAGACTGTAAGAAAACTCTGCAACCGTAGCTACTAtcctgtactccctctgtaaaaaaaaGGTCTTAATGTGGTCAAATACCTGTCCTGACAGCAACACAAGGAGACCAGTGTCTCACTTGGCATCTTATTATTACCCGTCAAAGTCAAACACGAGGCAGGCAACCCATACACATCTACAGTACGTAGCATATGATTCAGACGGAATTAGCTGCCGGTTTGGTCTGAAATCACAGGGAAAATGTGAGGACAGGTGACAAGATGCCACGGCCAGATGGAGGGATCGTGATCAGAGATATATCCATCTGCCTACCTACCTGCCCATCTACCTTTCTCTCCATCAGAGATATCTCTTCTCCTCACGCTTCTCCACTGGGACGAGCATCCATTGGCTGCCGCCATGCTCGTTGGAGCGTTTGGGCTACCTCTGACATGCCCCCCTGAACCAAACGATATAGTAGTATTTGTTTAATTTTCTTGGTTCAGGAGGGCCTTACTACTATAAAGAAGAATCTGGCTAGGTACATAGTGAGAAAATTAACTTGGGTTGATAATGACATGTCAGCAGTGTGTGTGTCCTCACTTTGATGTCCTCTTGTGCACATCGCTCGATCGCTACTGCTCAGGCGGATGCTGTGCGCATTGAGAAGAATTTTGAGCAGTGTGATCTGAGGCCCATCATGGGTGGAGCTGGCGGATTGATTAGGGAGTTATGGTTGCATTGAAGAAGAGCGGGAAAAGCAAACAGCTTGTCCGGATGGCATCTTAATAATCTCAAGATGGGAGGAGAAGAAGGATGCTACGGTTCGATTAAGCATGCACAAGCACTGTTCTGCCATCCTTGTATACACTCCCTTGTTAGAAGTATAATGCGTTTGAGTTAGAGATAgaattaggccctgtttggttcataagttttagaggactttttttagtcccaactaaaaattCCCTAgttcctaaaaagtccctccctgtttgttttcagggactaaaaagtcccttccTTCTTAAAGGTTATTAAACGATCATGTTACCtctagtatacagaaaaataacaaccaaacaacaccatcgggcggcggggcaatgggtgcagggaggagCATTGCTGGAAAAGtctcaaaaagtcccaaaaaagactctcctttaGAGTCTTCGTCATTTAGTCCCAAAAAGCAACTTTTAGTCCCTAGTaatccctcctgtttggttaaaaagtctctaagagaaACTTTTTCTAGGCCCTACgccaaaaagtccctggaaacaaacacccccttagtAATGTCTTGTCTTATATTCCAAGTCTCTACCCCGACCATGTACTCTATATAACCCTCAtgagggtcagatcaatacaacataCAACAACTTAATATTTAGCCGTACTATACAATTCTCACATCCCTCTGTCCCAAACATATGTCTCAACCTTAGTTCAAATTTGTATTAAAATTAAATAAttaatacaaagttgagacacttattttgagacggaggaagtATTATTTCTCTCTTCATCTTGAGAATATAAGAAAAGACTAACCCGTGTGTAGGAACGACTCCACATGTACGCAGCTGCTTGTTTCTTCCAAGCTGGCGCAGCATATATGGCAGATGAAGAATGTTGTTGTGTACAGATGATCTGGAGCTGTCAGAGTGCGTAGTTCGCCGGTAGACACGCTCGCATGTAGGAGTAGATGCAGAGATCATTAAGAATGCAAACAACAGCTGGGGTCCTAGGCTCGAAACACATAACCAAGCTGATGTAGGAGTAAGCCGGTGCAGTG encodes:
- the LOC119319140 gene encoding ABC transporter G family member 1-like, whose translation is MSNSGHIAVEVDDAERELQLLVSAGPPVPYTLSFTDLSYRVRQGRGGLMGCLPSRASNRLASTDAPPANTKALLDGVSGEAREGELFAVMGASGSGKSTLVDALAGRIARDSLRGHVTLNGEPLHGSRLRAISAYVMQDDLLYPMLTVRETLLFAAELRLSRALSPAAKRERVDRLIDQLGLSRAADTIIGDEGHRGVSGGERRRVSIGTDIIHDPILLFLDEPTSGLDSASAFMVVQVLRTIARSGSVVVMTIHQPSARILGILGRLLLLSRGRTVYAGTPAGLKPFFAEFGAPIPDNENPAEFALDTIREREAQQPDGTGPLAEFNARWQATRKLMMDGDSAAKRVSPMTLDYAIAESVARGKLVAGSGTGTVSLQMPTYANPMPVEVWVLIKRAFTNTRRMPELFGMRLGTIMVTGLILATIFLRLDDTPKGVQERLGFFAMGMSTMFYVCADALPVFVQERHIYLRETAHNAYRRASYVLANAVVSFPPLVALSLAFAVTTFFAVGLAGGASSFLYFSLIILASLWAGSGFVTFLSAVVPHVMLGYTVVVAILAYFLLFSGFFINRDRIPDYWIWFHYISLVKYPYQAVLQNEFGDATRCFARGTQMFDGTPIGGMPEAIKMKVLGAIGNALGTRMTSHTCVLTGADVLAQQAVTDLGKWMCLLVTAGFGFFFRALFYVVLLVGSKNKRK